A window of Pseudomonas alcaliphila JAB1 genomic DNA:
TCCTTGTTGGGGGTGTTGGCCGCGAGTCCTTTCCGGCTGGGTGTAACTGGGGCACCTGTCCGGTGCTCGCGATGGGGCAGCATTATGCCGGATACCGCACAGAAGATGTGCGAGCCGGTTCGCGCCCTGGCCACTGGCCAGGGCGCGGCTCGTCAGCGGCGTACCTGCTTCAGCGTTTCGGCGATCATGAACGCCAGTTCCAGGGACTGGTCGGCATTCATGCGCGGGTCGCAGTGGGTGTGGTAACGGTCGGATAGGCCGTCCTCGGTGATCGGGCGCGAACCGCCAATGCACTCGGTGACGTTCTGCCCGGTCATCTCGATATGGATGCCACCGGCGTAGGTGCCTTCGGCCTGGTGCACGGCGAAGAACTGCCGGACTTCGCTGAGGATCTGCGCGAAGTCGCGGGTCTTGTAGCCGCTGCTGGCCTTGATGGTGTTGCCGTGCATGGGATCGGAGCTCCACAGCACCTGGCGACCCTCTTCCTTGACCTTGCGCAGCAGGCGCGGGAAGTGCGCTTCCACCTTATCGGCGCCCATGCGCACGATCAGGTTGAGGCGGCCCGGATCGTTGTCCGGGTTGAGAGTGTCGAGCAGGCGGATCAGCTCGTCCGGGTCCATGCTCGGGCCGACCTTGACGCCGATGGGGTTCTCGATGCCGCGCATGAATTCGACGTGCGCACCGTCCAGCTGGCGGGTGCGGTCGCCGATCCACAGCATGTGCGCGGAGCAGTCGTACCAGCGGCCGGTGAGGCTGTCGCGACGGACGAAGGCTTCTTCGTAGTTCAGCAGCAGCGCTTCGTGGGCGGTGAAGAAGCTGACTTCGCGCAGCTGCGGTGCGCTGTCCATGCCGACGGCGCGCATGAAGGCCAGGGTTTCGTCGATGCGATTGGCCAACTGGTGGTACTTCTCGGATAGCGCCGAGTTGGCGATGAAATCGAGGTTCCACTGATGCACCTGATGCACGTCGGCAAAACCGCCCTGAGCGAAGGCGCGCAGCAGGTTGAGGCTGGCGGTGGCCTGGTGGTAGGCCTGCAGCAGGCGCTCCGGATCGGGTACGCGACTGGCGACGTCGAAACCGATGCCGTTGACGATGTCGCCGCGGTAAGCGGGCAGGGTGACGCCATTGATGGTTTCGCTGCCGGACGAGCGCGGCTTGGCGAACTGGCCAGCCATGCGCCCGACCTTGACCACCGGGCAGCCGGCGGCGAAGGTCATGACGATGGCCATCTGCAGCAGCACCTTGAAGGTGTCGCGGATCTTCGCGGCGGAAAACTCGGCGAAACTCT
This region includes:
- a CDS encoding 3-deoxy-7-phosphoheptulonate synthase class II encodes the protein MSNAWSPESWRAKPIQQQPEYPDAAHLTRVEQTLAGYPPLVFAGEARELRRQFAEVTQGRAFLLQGGDCAESFAEFSAAKIRDTFKVLLQMAIVMTFAAGCPVVKVGRMAGQFAKPRSSGSETINGVTLPAYRGDIVNGIGFDVASRVPDPERLLQAYHQATASLNLLRAFAQGGFADVHQVHQWNLDFIANSALSEKYHQLANRIDETLAFMRAVGMDSAPQLREVSFFTAHEALLLNYEEAFVRRDSLTGRWYDCSAHMLWIGDRTRQLDGAHVEFMRGIENPIGVKVGPSMDPDELIRLLDTLNPDNDPGRLNLIVRMGADKVEAHFPRLLRKVKEEGRQVLWSSDPMHGNTIKASSGYKTRDFAQILSEVRQFFAVHQAEGTYAGGIHIEMTGQNVTECIGGSRPITEDGLSDRYHTHCDPRMNADQSLELAFMIAETLKQVRR